One stretch of Emys orbicularis isolate rEmyOrb1 chromosome 7, rEmyOrb1.hap1, whole genome shotgun sequence DNA includes these proteins:
- the LOC135881068 gene encoding histone H2A type 2-B: MSGRGKSGGKARAKAKSRSSRAGLQFPVGRVHRLLRKGNYAERVGAGAPVYLAAVLEYLSAEILELAGNAARDNKKTRIIPRHLQLAIRNDEELNKLLGGVTIAQGGVLPNIQAVLLPKKTQSSKK, translated from the coding sequence ATGTCCGGCCGAGGGAAATCCGGCGGCAAAGCGCGAGCCAAAGCCAAGTCTCGCTCCTCCCGGGCCGGCCTGCAGTTCCCGGTGGGCCGCGTGCACCGGCTCCTGCGGAAGGGCAACTACGCGGAGCGGGTCGGGGCCGGGGCACCCGTCTACCTGGCCGCCGTGCTCGAGTACCTGTCGGCGGAAATCCTGGAGCTGGCCGGTAACGCCGCTCGGGACAACAAGAAGACGCGGATCATCCCCCGGCACCTGCAGCTCGCCATCCGCAACGACGAGGAGCTCAACAAGCTGCTGGGCGGGGTGACCATCGCCCAGGGCGGCGTCTTGCCCAACATCCAGGCCGTGCTGCTGCCCAAGAAAACCCAGAGCTCCAAGAAATGA